In Acidimicrobiia bacterium, one genomic interval encodes:
- a CDS encoding ferritin-like domain-containing protein: MVDFLSQYSIQRWLEMCPQGYLDDTIDGHDPGLTEPEDVLGNEAMREAAIKTTVQLIAGERCALAASSGLVNLAPDYGSKTFLATQVLDEARHVEIFTNRLYDLGVKKADLESTIAQFANPNLVKFAETLLEKIDGGDFLAGVVGQNIVLEGMAFSVFEMLQATSKDPNPKFAQTLAGTIADERRHVGFGENRIGGLIAQHPERKSDIERMQAEMSYHMLATFSDTFRGDGGTSNTYAQEASSRAGSSSVEWQGTQLSTASPAELEALLANTVLGEFKTRLGRIGLDYQSPSLPV, encoded by the coding sequence GTGGTTGATTTTCTTTCGCAGTATTCAATCCAAAGATGGCTGGAGATGTGCCCTCAAGGCTACTTAGATGACACCATCGACGGCCACGACCCAGGCTTGACTGAACCAGAAGATGTGCTCGGCAATGAAGCCATGCGCGAAGCCGCCATTAAGACCACCGTTCAGCTGATTGCGGGCGAACGTTGTGCCTTGGCTGCTTCATCTGGATTGGTTAATCTGGCTCCCGATTACGGCAGCAAAACCTTCCTGGCAACTCAGGTACTCGACGAAGCACGCCATGTTGAAATCTTTACTAACCGTCTATACGACCTTGGCGTAAAAAAGGCTGACCTCGAATCAACCATCGCCCAGTTCGCAAACCCGAATCTGGTAAAGTTCGCCGAAACTCTATTGGAAAAGATCGACGGGGGAGACTTCCTAGCGGGCGTCGTTGGCCAAAACATTGTGCTTGAAGGCATGGCTTTTTCGGTTTTTGAAATGCTCCAAGCAACCTCAAAAGATCCGAACCCCAAATTTGCTCAGACCTTGGCGGGCACCATTGCCGACGAACGGCGACACGTGGGTTTCGGCGAGAACCGTATCGGTGGGCTAATTGCTCAGCACCCCGAGCGCAAGAGTGACATCGAACGGATGCAGGCCGAGATGTCGTATCACATGCTGGCCACCTTCTCCGATACCTTCCGAGGTGACGGTGGTACCAGCAATACTTACGCTCAAGAAGCATCTAGCCGAGCGGGCTCTTCGTCAGTGGAATGGCAAGGAACCCAGCTTTCAACAGCTTCACCTGCCGAGCTAGAAGCACTGTTAGCCAATACCGTGCTGGGTGAATTTAAAACCCGCCTCGGACGAATCGGCCTCGACTATCAGTCACCGAGCCTGCCAGTGTAA
- a CDS encoding DinB family protein, with translation MNTEENSRVTKVPTDGRAGTSDASWLEIVEHKKCAGCGFEAAAVPRHQLGHELQLAAQSWASFLENTGSEALRQHVVAGVWSPLEYAVHVRDVLQVFAQRIELMLREDEPDLGWWDHEEAIRDGSANRSDPSEIGQNIVANATHLAELVDFDESANASNVWARRGTRRGTEVFTIESKIRFALHEMLHHLADARHGSNP, from the coding sequence ATGAACACTGAAGAAAATTCGCGGGTGACCAAGGTGCCCACCGACGGCCGAGCGGGTACTAGCGACGCTTCTTGGCTAGAAATTGTCGAGCATAAGAAATGCGCAGGTTGTGGATTCGAAGCCGCAGCAGTACCAAGGCACCAGTTGGGTCATGAACTCCAACTGGCTGCACAAAGCTGGGCAAGTTTCTTAGAAAACACCGGTAGTGAAGCGCTTAGGCAACATGTCGTGGCCGGTGTTTGGTCTCCGCTTGAGTATGCGGTACATGTTCGTGACGTGTTGCAGGTTTTCGCCCAGCGAATTGAGCTTATGTTGCGTGAAGATGAGCCCGATCTCGGTTGGTGGGATCACGAAGAGGCAATCAGAGACGGTTCGGCTAATCGATCTGACCCGAGTGAGATAGGCCAAAACATCGTTGCTAACGCCACCCACCTGGCCGAGCTGGTTGATTTCGATGAATCCGCCAATGCCAGCAATGTTTGGGCACGTCGTGGTACTCGTCGTGGCACCGAGGTTTTCACTATCGAATCAAAAATCCGCTTTGCCCTGCACGAAATGCTTCACCATCTGGCTGACGCTCGCCACGGTTCAAATCCCTAG
- a CDS encoding SDR family oxidoreductase, translated as MTEMDYMPGAMGPASQDFDGRVVVITGAGSSSAGIGNGRAAAVLLAEAGARLVLVDRNADSAEETLAMVTNAGGEAIVVEADVSQAPDCQRIAEATISQFGSIYGLVNNVGIGGAVGTAIDVDPDEWDRSMQINVKSMVLMAKYCVPPMIEVGSGSVVNMSSAAGLQGGQATLLYPTAKAAILGMTRAMASHHGPAGVRVNAIAPGLAYTPMVAERMTPEVRERRRRASLLGTEGSGWDIGAAIRFLLSDEARWITGITLSVDAGITAGVRSTPPLTRKRNES; from the coding sequence ATGACAGAAATGGATTACATGCCCGGAGCTATGGGACCGGCCAGTCAAGATTTCGACGGTCGTGTAGTGGTTATTACCGGTGCTGGCTCTTCGAGTGCGGGCATTGGGAACGGCCGGGCTGCCGCGGTACTTCTGGCCGAAGCCGGTGCCCGATTGGTCTTGGTTGATCGCAACGCTGATTCGGCGGAAGAAACCCTTGCCATGGTGACCAATGCTGGTGGCGAGGCCATTGTGGTGGAAGCCGATGTTTCCCAAGCCCCCGACTGCCAACGAATTGCGGAAGCGACGATCAGCCAGTTCGGTTCTATTTACGGACTGGTGAACAACGTCGGAATTGGTGGGGCAGTGGGTACCGCCATTGATGTTGACCCCGATGAATGGGACCGAAGCATGCAAATAAACGTTAAGAGCATGGTTCTAATGGCTAAATATTGTGTGCCTCCCATGATTGAAGTTGGTTCGGGTTCGGTGGTGAACATGTCATCGGCGGCTGGGTTGCAAGGCGGACAAGCCACCTTGTTGTATCCAACCGCTAAGGCCGCCATTTTGGGAATGACGCGGGCCATGGCATCGCACCATGGGCCGGCAGGGGTGCGAGTAAATGCCATTGCTCCTGGTCTGGCCTACACCCCCATGGTGGCGGAGCGAATGACTCCTGAAGTCCGGGAACGTCGACGTCGTGCCTCACTTCTTGGCACGGAAGGCTCGGGCTGGGACATTGGTGCTGCCATCCGCTTCTTGCTCAGCGACGAGGCCCGTTGGATCACTGGCATCACCTTGTCCGTCGATGCGGGCATAACTGCTGGAGTTCGTTCCACGCCACCCCTAACCCGAAAACGCAACGAAAGCTAA
- a CDS encoding VOC family protein: protein MAKPTMFHSLTFEDAARGMEFMEALGFRKVAVYTDEADPNIVVHGEYHWRENGGVMFGSKRSDSPFANTTGQSKCYLVTESDADVDRIYETALGAGATSIREPQDPEYGGREASVADQEGNLWSFGSYPGAST from the coding sequence ATGGCAAAACCTACAATGTTCCATTCGTTAACGTTTGAAGATGCCGCTCGAGGCATGGAGTTCATGGAGGCCTTGGGCTTTCGAAAAGTGGCAGTCTACACCGATGAAGCCGACCCAAACATAGTGGTGCATGGCGAATACCACTGGCGTGAAAACGGTGGAGTCATGTTCGGCTCAAAACGTAGCGATAGCCCGTTTGCTAACACGACTGGTCAGTCGAAATGCTACCTTGTAACCGAGTCTGACGCCGACGTAGACCGGATATACGAGACGGCGCTAGGCGCAGGGGCCACATCGATTAGAGAACCTCAAGATCCAGAATATGGAGGCCGTGAAGCTTCCGTGGCTGATCAAGAGGGCAACCTCTGGAGCTTTGGTTCATACCCGGGAGCATCGACCTAG
- a CDS encoding FtsX-like permease family protein: MSVATVALIAMLAAPRVVDARKDRAEARSPRSGTDQAIGAKFEQNRVHLEGRTVYLNRLARHVGSVLPPGITEPDFSNNWFVSPALKDAAAESQLFHTAFPFVSGAQTIEASTLEDRGDLIAYQLVDASSGSDRAFNISGFGSELEERGGVGWARSFGILLFLLLPMSAVLWASARLNSLRKDSRLRSLRMLGVSRGRLAVVAATELVVVAVIGACFGGLVVALVLPHLGQISINGSHLNPGDVKVWTLTIIAIFLMTAATAALGVGSSHLQLKLETAVPRSRTVQNPSHVWLVVAVAAALTMVVTAWVDGLGTKESKFTVLQIAIPILGISMTASLPFLIRAATNFIVQRRRLNVSGHTGLKRVAILADSASRPARLLSMSTFVLIVSAVVLTSFWVDLSWSNTYRRSDGKALLTVQPSRDIASWQPNDGSVAVDAFVPLLSEQGAEFQTIIASCAELQVLNAGPLRGCDERERTLRIVDDGLGLPLAVGSADEPLELTNSDELSLHGLRRFDPAHVDLNDTELGIPIMWYVVVDRSAVDQFTAEETSRDPFAIVQRSSFDLLEIAPSAGDHWIVAGAMVALVLGLLGSAITSVERALITQEADYRFVILGASSWQRTRRSTAEILFPLLVGGLIGACSGILASAAYRSAADNGELKWGLLTAIVTFTLTASIVLALLSIPSTRAPRS, translated from the coding sequence GTGTCTGTCGCCACAGTCGCATTGATTGCAATGCTGGCCGCTCCCCGCGTTGTTGATGCGCGTAAAGATCGGGCCGAAGCCCGATCACCGCGCTCAGGAACCGATCAGGCCATCGGGGCCAAATTTGAACAGAATCGGGTACACCTCGAAGGGCGCACCGTTTACCTAAATCGGCTCGCACGTCATGTTGGATCAGTTCTGCCCCCGGGAATAACAGAGCCGGATTTTTCTAACAATTGGTTCGTGTCGCCCGCATTGAAAGACGCGGCAGCTGAATCCCAGCTATTCCACACAGCCTTTCCCTTCGTGAGCGGCGCGCAAACGATTGAAGCGAGCACTTTGGAAGATCGTGGTGACCTAATCGCCTACCAGCTAGTTGACGCTTCCAGCGGTAGTGATAGGGCGTTTAACATCTCAGGTTTCGGATCAGAGCTGGAGGAACGAGGCGGGGTCGGTTGGGCTCGTAGTTTCGGAATTCTATTGTTCCTGTTATTGCCGATGTCGGCAGTGTTGTGGGCCTCCGCCAGATTGAATTCGTTGCGTAAAGACTCGCGCCTGCGTTCTCTACGCATGTTGGGTGTGTCGCGCGGTCGCCTAGCTGTTGTTGCTGCCACCGAGTTGGTAGTAGTGGCAGTTATTGGTGCATGTTTTGGTGGGCTTGTGGTCGCCTTGGTGCTGCCCCACCTGGGCCAGATCAGTATTAACGGTTCCCACCTCAACCCCGGCGATGTGAAGGTGTGGACACTGACGATCATTGCGATTTTCCTGATGACCGCGGCAACCGCGGCTCTGGGAGTTGGTTCAAGCCATTTGCAATTGAAGCTTGAAACGGCGGTTCCTCGTAGCCGAACGGTACAGAATCCGTCGCATGTTTGGCTGGTTGTTGCGGTGGCTGCCGCGTTGACGATGGTCGTTACTGCCTGGGTAGATGGACTTGGCACCAAAGAGTCAAAGTTCACTGTATTGCAGATAGCCATTCCGATTCTCGGAATCTCGATGACAGCTTCACTACCATTCCTGATACGTGCGGCAACGAACTTCATAGTCCAGCGTCGCCGCCTGAACGTTTCTGGCCATACAGGTCTTAAACGAGTAGCAATCTTGGCGGATTCTGCTTCTCGACCCGCTCGCTTGTTGAGTATGTCGACTTTTGTCTTGATCGTAAGTGCGGTGGTACTTACCAGCTTTTGGGTTGACCTTTCGTGGTCAAATACGTATCGAAGAAGCGACGGCAAGGCATTGCTAACTGTTCAACCCTCGCGTGACATAGCGTCTTGGCAACCGAACGATGGTTCGGTTGCGGTAGATGCGTTTGTGCCACTTTTATCCGAGCAAGGCGCCGAGTTTCAAACAATAATCGCGTCGTGTGCAGAGCTCCAGGTGCTTAACGCGGGCCCACTTCGTGGCTGTGATGAGAGGGAGCGAACTCTGCGCATAGTGGACGACGGTCTAGGTCTACCATTGGCGGTTGGGAGCGCCGATGAGCCTTTAGAGCTGACCAATAGTGACGAATTAAGTTTGCATGGGTTGCGTAGATTTGACCCGGCTCATGTTGATTTGAATGACACAGAATTGGGCATTCCGATCATGTGGTATGTAGTGGTCGATCGGAGTGCGGTTGATCAGTTTACGGCCGAAGAAACGAGTCGCGACCCGTTCGCAATTGTTCAGCGAAGTTCATTCGACCTACTCGAGATCGCTCCCAGCGCCGGAGATCACTGGATTGTGGCCGGTGCAATGGTCGCACTGGTTCTCGGGCTATTAGGTTCCGCCATCACCAGTGTCGAGAGGGCACTCATCACCCAAGAGGCTGACTATAGATTCGTTATTCTGGGTGCTTCCTCTTGGCAGAGGACCCGTAGAAGCACAGCAGAAATTTTGTTTCCGCTTCTTGTTGGTGGTCTCATCGGAGCTTGCTCTGGCATTCTAGCTTCGGCTGCCTACAGGTCTGCCGCCGATAACGGTGAACTGAAATGGGGCTTACTCACTGCCATAGTGACTTTTACCTTGACGGCGTCAATTGTCTTGGCACTGCTTTCGATACCGTCCACAAGAGCACCCAGAAGTTGA
- a CDS encoding carboxymuconolactone decarboxylase family protein, translating to MSRLPFIRENDLDAKGRETWDQITGGDRGTLERMLTPEGGLYGPFNAMLYNPRLGRDVARLGGSLRFRGQLSDRIRELAILIAGAHWKADFEFWAHRNIGLTVGLSEDEIEAIRTGSEVSLADAGEAAAVTFARELLATGKLSDSVYAEAAKQLGEAALVELVYLVGYYCLISLSLNAFGIGLPEGEDPIFGA from the coding sequence ATGTCACGCTTACCATTCATTAGAGAAAACGACCTTGATGCCAAAGGTCGTGAAACGTGGGATCAAATCACCGGGGGTGACCGCGGCACCCTTGAGCGCATGCTTACCCCCGAAGGCGGCCTGTATGGCCCCTTCAATGCCATGTTATACAACCCACGCCTCGGTCGCGATGTAGCTCGCCTCGGTGGTTCGCTACGTTTTCGCGGCCAGTTATCCGACCGTATTCGGGAATTAGCAATTTTGATCGCTGGTGCCCATTGGAAAGCCGACTTTGAGTTCTGGGCGCATCGCAACATCGGCCTGACCGTTGGTCTGAGCGAAGATGAAATTGAAGCAATTCGCACCGGCAGTGAAGTTTCATTGGCCGACGCCGGTGAAGCGGCGGCGGTGACCTTTGCCAGGGAGCTGCTAGCCACCGGCAAACTCAGCGACTCGGTCTACGCCGAAGCAGCGAAGCAGTTGGGTGAGGCGGCTCTGGTGGAGCTGGTCTACCTGGTGGGCTACTACTGTTTAATTAGTTTGTCGCTGAATGCTTTTGGCATTGGGCTACCGGAAGGCGAAGACCCAATATTTGGTGCTTAA
- a CDS encoding ABC transporter ATP-binding protein encodes MTLQVEEVSYNIGEQEILKAVSLDVANGEAVAIVGESGSGKSTLLGVLSGLIRPLSGSIWLDGENLTTMSLSQRDRHRLSNFGFVMQSGELLPELNAIENVALPLKLLGRADADQAARLLLVALGIAELEDRSIDHMSGGQSQRVAVARALVHRPKAILADEPTGSLDSSNGEVVLRLLLEASKQQGASLVLVTHSMSIAAQCDRVLSLSNGCLV; translated from the coding sequence ATGACTCTGCAAGTGGAGGAAGTCTCATACAACATTGGTGAACAGGAAATACTTAAGGCTGTTTCATTGGATGTCGCCAATGGAGAGGCCGTAGCAATTGTTGGAGAGAGCGGCAGCGGCAAGTCGACTCTATTGGGAGTACTTAGTGGCCTAATTCGGCCGCTCTCCGGTTCAATCTGGCTTGATGGTGAGAACCTGACAACAATGTCGTTGTCACAACGTGACCGACATCGGTTATCTAATTTTGGTTTCGTGATGCAGTCTGGTGAGCTGCTACCCGAACTAAATGCAATCGAAAATGTGGCGCTGCCCTTGAAGCTTCTCGGTAGAGCTGATGCCGACCAAGCGGCGCGATTGTTGCTGGTGGCTCTCGGTATTGCCGAGCTTGAAGACCGTTCCATCGACCACATGTCTGGGGGTCAGAGTCAACGAGTAGCAGTAGCTCGTGCCCTTGTTCATCGCCCAAAAGCAATCTTGGCTGACGAACCCACCGGTTCACTCGATAGCTCTAATGGAGAAGTAGTGCTGCGGCTCCTACTAGAAGCGTCCAAGCAACAAGGCGCTTCACTAGTGCTTGTGACGCATTCGATGTCTATTGCAGCTCAATGCGACCGTGTCTTGAGCCTTTCGAACGGCTGCTTAGTTTAG
- a CDS encoding DNA-formamidopyrimidine glycosylase family protein yields MPEILEVESFRIQAEVATGRVIESVYTPDDHYLKNVEARALNQLLPGQEVKEVRRIGKLLLLETTGLTLGLRFGMTGRLVADEQVPLDQLYFERYKDKPEWRRFGLTFVGGGSLVMSDPRRFGSVWLDPDTSKMGVDAFELTPDALQEILASSRAAVKTRLLDQSRIAGIGNLLVDEILWEAGINPRRPANSLSEGETAKLATVIPEILKILGERGGSHTGELYPHRNKGAVCPNDGTPLEHYTLSTRTTWWCPGHQH; encoded by the coding sequence ATGCCAGAAATTCTAGAAGTCGAATCGTTTCGAATACAGGCGGAAGTCGCTACAGGCCGTGTGATCGAATCGGTTTATACCCCCGATGATCACTACTTAAAAAATGTGGAAGCTCGTGCGTTAAACCAGCTTTTGCCGGGTCAAGAAGTAAAAGAAGTTCGTCGAATCGGCAAGTTGTTGCTGCTTGAAACCACCGGGCTGACCCTCGGATTACGTTTTGGTATGACCGGACGCCTGGTTGCTGATGAGCAGGTTCCACTAGATCAACTTTATTTCGAGCGATACAAAGACAAACCAGAATGGCGGCGCTTTGGTCTAACCTTTGTGGGTGGTGGTTCTCTGGTCATGTCAGACCCCCGTCGATTCGGGAGTGTTTGGCTTGATCCCGATACCTCAAAGATGGGTGTCGATGCTTTCGAACTTACCCCCGACGCCCTGCAAGAGATCTTGGCTTCTAGTCGCGCTGCGGTGAAGACTCGTTTGCTAGACCAAAGCAGGATTGCTGGTATTGGTAATTTGTTGGTCGATGAGATTCTTTGGGAAGCGGGTATTAACCCTCGTCGGCCAGCCAATTCGCTCTCGGAAGGCGAAACAGCCAAGTTAGCCACGGTAATACCAGAAATTTTAAAGATCCTCGGTGAGCGCGGCGGTTCGCACACCGGCGAGCTTTACCCTCATCGCAACAAAGGTGCGGTCTGTCCAAACGATGGCACGCCACTAGAGCATTACACGCTTAGCACCCGTACCACCTGGTGGTGTCCTGGTCACCAGCATTAA
- a CDS encoding ferritin-like domain-containing protein: protein MPTSSPWNDEPHKLDEEDFLREVLSFNFWFEAVSGYLEDRPFGFDPTLADSTLDPGERDRLITTLCNYCIGEKAALEASSGLIRLAPNERSQIFLATQVVDEARHVEVFIRRLEQLGVVDPEAEIEHRANPGLQQFRQKLSELVDRGDWEAAIFAQNVLLESLEDTVFRFHSATADPITKQVLEGVVADERRHLGFGENHLGMALHGDPRGRERLTLVRQELDPLVLESFEGVYRDLGLAKTDQPELGRHYLEAVTRLGLTT, encoded by the coding sequence ATGCCTACCTCGTCACCTTGGAATGACGAACCACATAAGTTGGACGAAGAGGATTTCCTTCGGGAGGTCCTCTCGTTCAACTTCTGGTTCGAAGCCGTAAGCGGCTACTTGGAAGATCGACCTTTTGGTTTCGATCCCACCTTGGCCGACAGCACTTTGGATCCGGGCGAACGAGACCGCCTAATCACCACGCTTTGCAACTATTGCATAGGAGAAAAGGCGGCCCTCGAAGCCTCAAGCGGTTTAATCCGCCTGGCCCCCAACGAACGCTCACAAATATTCTTAGCCACACAGGTAGTTGATGAAGCGCGTCACGTTGAGGTCTTTATCAGGCGACTGGAACAGCTTGGTGTGGTTGACCCCGAAGCTGAAATTGAGCATCGAGCCAACCCTGGCCTACAACAGTTCCGCCAGAAACTTTCGGAACTAGTTGACCGTGGTGACTGGGAAGCCGCCATTTTCGCCCAGAATGTGCTGTTGGAATCTCTGGAAGACACCGTCTTTCGGTTCCACTCAGCAACTGCCGACCCCATTACTAAACAAGTTTTGGAAGGGGTTGTGGCGGATGAACGCCGACATTTGGGTTTTGGCGAGAACCATTTGGGCATGGCCCTTCACGGTGACCCCAGGGGACGGGAACGTTTGACGCTGGTGCGCCAAGAACTAGACCCATTAGTTCTGGAATCCTTTGAGGGTGTTTATCGTGACCTTGGCCTTGCCAAGACCGATCAGCCCGAGCTTGGTCGCCACTATTTGGAAGCCGTCACTCGGTTAGGACTCACGACATGA
- a CDS encoding TIGR01777 family oxidoreductase, protein MSVRFESVLPHPQRQVFTWHERPGAFTRLSPPWHPTKIISEADSLDGGRGVIRLPLGLRWVAQHSHYDPPHQFVDDLTSLPLPWHHEHRFEAISPNETRMIDTLKTPVPTRFVRKMFRYRHTQLRDDLAAQEVLSRFESGSLKVAITGSSGLVGSALSAYLGTAGHQVIRLVRYPTNHPLERQWEPLDPDPAIFEGVDAVVHLAGASIAGRFCQQHKAQIRESRIEPTYRLAQAVAAAGDAKVLVTASAVGLYGFDEGPLPLDESMGMGQGFLAQVVADWEAAAEPAETAGLRVVKVRTGLALSPKGGLLRLLYPLFLAGGGGRLGDGSSWMSWIDLDDLTDIYAHALVDENLEGPINAVAPNPVDNREFTKVLARVVRRPAITHVPRPVLSLVAGRETVQEIVCASQLVVPEVLLDNGFVFRRPSLEASLRHQLGRF, encoded by the coding sequence ATGAGCGTTCGGTTCGAAAGTGTTTTACCACATCCCCAACGGCAGGTTTTCACATGGCATGAACGCCCCGGCGCCTTCACCAGATTGTCGCCACCGTGGCACCCCACCAAAATTATCAGTGAAGCTGATTCCTTAGACGGGGGCCGCGGCGTTATTCGCCTGCCTCTTGGTTTGCGATGGGTAGCGCAGCACTCTCACTACGATCCACCGCATCAATTTGTTGATGATCTGACTTCCTTACCGCTGCCGTGGCACCACGAACATCGTTTTGAGGCGATTTCACCGAATGAAACTCGCATGATTGACACCTTGAAAACACCGGTTCCAACAAGGTTTGTGCGAAAAATGTTTCGTTACCGCCACACCCAACTTCGTGACGATCTAGCGGCGCAAGAAGTGTTATCAAGGTTCGAGTCGGGCTCTTTGAAAGTGGCCATTACCGGCTCTAGCGGACTTGTCGGTTCAGCGCTTTCAGCTTACTTAGGTACTGCGGGCCACCAGGTGATTCGCCTGGTTCGCTATCCCACCAACCATCCCCTTGAGCGGCAATGGGAACCACTCGATCCCGATCCGGCAATTTTTGAAGGTGTCGACGCGGTTGTTCATCTGGCGGGTGCCTCGATTGCTGGCCGCTTTTGCCAGCAACACAAAGCCCAGATTCGCGAGAGCCGAATCGAACCTACCTACCGTCTGGCCCAAGCCGTGGCAGCGGCCGGTGATGCCAAAGTGCTAGTTACCGCTTCGGCGGTTGGCCTCTATGGTTTCGACGAAGGACCACTCCCCCTCGACGAATCGATGGGTATGGGACAAGGTTTCCTGGCACAAGTAGTAGCTGATTGGGAGGCGGCTGCCGAACCAGCCGAAACTGCGGGCCTTAGGGTAGTAAAGGTCCGAACGGGTTTGGCTTTGTCACCCAAAGGTGGGCTTTTACGTTTGCTTTACCCGCTGTTTTTGGCTGGTGGCGGAGGTCGTTTAGGCGATGGTTCGTCATGGATGTCTTGGATAGACCTAGACGATCTAACCGACATCTATGCCCACGCTTTGGTTGATGAAAACCTAGAAGGGCCCATAAATGCGGTGGCACCAAACCCGGTTGATAACCGTGAATTCACTAAGGTTCTCGCACGGGTCGTTCGTCGCCCTGCCATAACTCATGTTCCCAGGCCAGTGCTTAGCCTGGTGGCTGGACGTGAAACGGTTCAAGAGATTGTGTGTGCTTCGCAGTTGGTAGTACCTGAAGTTTTGTTAGACAACGGGTTCGTGTTTAGGCGTCCAAGCTTGGAAGCTTCGCTAAGGCACCAACTAGGTAGGTTTTGA
- a CDS encoding DoxX family protein has product MDDIQAFNLAVLLLRCLIGVVMMAHGYNHIFGGGKINGTANWFESLGMKPGVFHAWLASVAELGGGAMLIAGLLTPLAASAVVATMLVAWLINHRGNGFFIFRPGEGWEYVMTLLVTSVVVAVLGAGEWSLDHLFDLPNWSGVTGLVLALLLGIGGGLATLAVFWRPSKPT; this is encoded by the coding sequence ATGGACGATATACAAGCATTTAACCTGGCAGTACTCTTGCTTCGCTGCCTAATTGGCGTGGTAATGATGGCCCACGGCTACAACCACATTTTTGGAGGTGGCAAAATTAACGGCACCGCCAACTGGTTTGAATCACTGGGCATGAAACCCGGCGTTTTTCACGCCTGGTTAGCGAGTGTGGCCGAATTAGGTGGCGGCGCCATGCTGATTGCCGGGCTGTTAACACCCCTGGCGGCTAGCGCCGTGGTGGCCACCATGCTGGTTGCCTGGCTCATCAATCATCGCGGCAATGGTTTCTTCATCTTCCGGCCTGGTGAAGGCTGGGAGTATGTGATGACGTTGTTAGTAACCAGTGTCGTTGTAGCCGTGCTTGGTGCTGGTGAGTGGTCACTCGACCATCTGTTTGATTTGCCAAACTGGTCGGGCGTGACAGGCTTGGTGCTGGCTTTGCTTTTGGGAATCGGTGGCGGTCTTGCCACGTTGGCCGTTTTTTGGCGGCCTTCAAAACCTACCTAG
- a CDS encoding FAD-linked oxidase C-terminal domain-containing protein, whose translation MGTCRWPRFAATRFSNPSLAGGVEYRDDRHRAFVSLDLTRMNKVLEIDPVSRAARIQAGALGPVLEDQLRPHGYTLRHFPQSFEFSTVYDRTSAFLAVRTIAQAAIFPANCRLLDPGEAGSLGNEAAGKWVLVMGAESAFAPVDYAIENMIEIARDCGGVVPEAAKKAEPVSTGEGSTNRDAASEAWRSAFLSMPYGRDALARMGGIAETFETATTWDRVDDLYEGVHERLSPAIAEITGPPGHINCRFTHVYPDGAAPYFTVSAAAQPGAELSMWDEIKAASMEILTDFKATVTHHHSVGRDHRPGYDRQVPGLIAESLRAVKSHLDPTGIMNPGVLID comes from the coding sequence ATGGGCACATGTCGGTGGCCCAGGTTCGCTGCCACACGTTTCAGTAATCCGAGTTTGGCTGGCGGTGTTGAATACCGAGATGACCGCCACCGGGCATTTGTTTCGCTCGATCTGACTCGTATGAATAAGGTGCTCGAAATTGACCCGGTTAGCCGAGCAGCACGTATTCAAGCGGGTGCCCTTGGTCCGGTGCTTGAAGATCAGCTCCGACCTCACGGCTACACCTTGCGTCACTTTCCACAAAGTTTCGAATTTTCAACCGTTTATGATCGAACTTCAGCTTTTCTTGCGGTTCGCACCATTGCCCAGGCGGCAATATTTCCGGCTAACTGTCGACTTTTAGACCCTGGTGAAGCTGGTTCTCTTGGTAATGAAGCGGCTGGAAAATGGGTGTTGGTAATGGGCGCAGAATCGGCTTTCGCCCCTGTTGATTATGCGATAGAGAACATGATTGAAATCGCACGTGATTGTGGTGGTGTTGTGCCGGAAGCCGCGAAGAAAGCCGAACCGGTTTCTACTGGCGAAGGAAGCACCAACCGTGATGCAGCCTCTGAGGCCTGGCGGTCGGCCTTTCTAAGCATGCCGTATGGGCGTGATGCGCTGGCTCGGATGGGTGGCATTGCTGAAACGTTTGAAACCGCCACCACCTGGGATCGTGTCGATGACCTTTATGAAGGTGTTCATGAACGCCTCTCCCCTGCCATTGCAGAAATTACTGGTCCGCCGGGCCATATTAACTGCCGCTTTACACATGTCTACCCCGATGGCGCTGCACCCTATTTCACGGTTTCAGCAGCTGCTCAACCAGGTGCAGAACTGTCGATGTGGGATGAAATCAAGGCGGCGTCCATGGAAATTCTTACCGATTTCAAAGCAACCGTTACCCACCACCATTCAGTTGGCCGAGATCATCGACCGGGTTATGACCGGCAGGTTCCAGGGCTCATTGCCGAGTCCCTCCGTGCCGTTAAATCACATCTCGATCCGACAGGCATCATGAATCCGGGTGTGCTGATCGATTAG